A region of the Pedococcus aerophilus genome:
TCGGCAACGACCTCATGGTCTCGGCGGAGTTCATCCGCGACAACAGCCCGGTCGAGCTCGACCCGGTGGAGATCGTCGAGGAGCTTCTGCGCCGGGTGGTCGTCCAGGTCCGCGAGCACGTGCCGTGGCGTCCCGGTGCCGTCGAGCTGCTCGAGGCCCTCGGCGCCGCCGGTGTGCCGAACGCGTTGGTGACCATGTCGTGGCGGTCGCTGGCGGACAGCGTGGTGTCGTCCCTGCCCGAGGGCACCTTCGCCGCCGTCATCACCGGCGACGAGGTCGAGCACGGCAAGCCGCACCCCGAGCCCTACCTCGCCGCCGCCCGCGCGCTCGGGGTCGAGGTGGCCGACTGCGTCGCCATCGAGGACTCGCCCACGGGCGTGCGCTCGGCCGTCGCGGCAGGGGTGCCGACGATCGCCGTGCCGCACGTGGTGCCCGTGCCGGTCACCGTCGGTGCCGTGCAGGTGCCGAGCCTGCGCGGGATCACGCCCACCGACCTCGTCAGCCTCTTCGACGGCTCGCGGCGGTAGGCCCTCACTCGTCGGTCGGCGCGACCTGACCCGAGACGGCGGGGTTGAGGGCGATGAGGGCCGCGTTCTCCGGCAGGGGCGGGGGAGTGCCGCCCCAGGCCGGACAGAACTCGCGGAAGTCGCACCAGTCGCACAGCTTCGAGGTCTTCGGTCGCCAGTCACCGGTCGTGGCAGCTCGCTCGATCGCGACCCAGACGGCCTTGAGGTTGCGCTCGAGGCTGAGCAGGTCGTGCTCGTCCGGCGCGTAGCGGACGACCTCGCCGTTGCCGAGGTAGACGAGCTGGAGCAGGCGCGGGATCTCGCCGCGCAGCCGCCAGAGCACCAGCGCGTAGAACTTCATCTGGAACAACGCCTTGCCCTCGAACAGCTCGCTCGGGGACCGGCCGGTCTTGTAGTCGACGACCCGCATGGCGCCGTCGGGGGCGACGTCGAGGCGGTCGACGTACCCGCGCAGGACGAGTCCGTCGACATCGGTCTCGACGTAGAGCTCGCGCTCGGCGGGCTCGAGGCGGGTCGGGTCCTCGAGGGTGAACCACGTCTCGATGAGCGCCTGGGCATCGCTGAACCAGCCGTCCTCGGTGAGCTTCGCGTCGTCGGCGATCATCGCTGCGAGCTCGGGCTCCTCCTCGACCAGCGCGCTCCACTGGGGGCCCAGCAGGGCCTGAGCCGCAGCCGGGGTCCGCTCGTCGGCAGGGAGGTCGAAGAGCCGCTCCAGGACGGCGTGCACGAGCGTTCCGCGCGCCGCAGCGGGGCTGGGCGGCGAGGGCAGCTTGTCGATCGTGCGGAACCGATAGAGCAGCGGGCACTGCTTGAAGTCGGATGCACGGCTCGGCGAGAGAGCGGGAACCATGACCCGAACTCTAGGTGCCACGACCGACACGACCGTGACCCCGCGCCATACCTGTGGACCACGCGGTGGGTCGATGTGGACGCGCCCGGAACTCCCGGCGCGTTCACATCGACCCGGCCTCAGTCCTCGGGCTGGTAGCCGAGGTTGGGGCCGAGCCAGCGCTCGGCCTCGCGCAGCGTCCAGCCCTTGCGCTCGGCGTACTCCTCCACCTGGTCGCGGCCGAGGCGGCCGACGACGAAGTACTGCGACTGCGGGTGCGAGAAGTACCAGCCGGACACCGCGGCACCCGGCCACATGGCCATCGACTCGGTGAGCTCGATCCCCGTGCGCTCCCTGACGTCCAGGAGCTCCCACAGGAGCTCCTTCTCGGTGTGGTCGGGGCAGGCGGGGTAGCCCGGCGCGGGTCGGATGCCGACGTACTTCTCGGCGATCAGCTGGTCGTTGGGCAGGTGCTCGTCCGGGGCGTACCCCCAGAAGTCGTGGCGCACCCGCTCGTGCAGCCGCTCGGCGAACGCCTCGGCGAGCCGGTCGGCGAGCGACTCGAGCAGGATCGCCGAGTAGTCGTCGTTGGCCGCCTTGAACTCCGCCACCCGGTCGGCCGACCCCAGGCCCGCCGTGACGGCGAACGCACCCACGTGGTCGCGCAGCCCGGTGTCCTTGGGCGCCACGAAGTCCGACATCGCGCGGTTGGGCACGCCCTGTCGGTGCTGGCCCTGCTGGCGCAGCGTATGGAGCGTGGTCGCCACGGTCTGGCGCGCCGAGTCCGTGTAGACCTCGATGTCGTCGCCCACCGAGCTCGCCGGGAAGAGGCCGAAC
Encoded here:
- a CDS encoding HAD family hydrolase, which codes for MSSTSTPPATPGSGLPAAVFWDMDGTLVDTEPYWITAEHAIVEEAGGVWNDEYAHQLVGNDLMVSAEFIRDNSPVELDPVEIVEELLRRVVVQVREHVPWRPGAVELLEALGAAGVPNALVTMSWRSLADSVVSSLPEGTFAAVITGDEVEHGKPHPEPYLAAARALGVEVADCVAIEDSPTGVRSAVAAGVPTIAVPHVVPVPVTVGAVQVPSLRGITPTDLVSLFDGSRR
- a CDS encoding RecB family exonuclease, with the translated sequence MVPALSPSRASDFKQCPLLYRFRTIDKLPSPPSPAAARGTLVHAVLERLFDLPADERTPAAAQALLGPQWSALVEEEPELAAMIADDAKLTEDGWFSDAQALIETWFTLEDPTRLEPAERELYVETDVDGLVLRGYVDRLDVAPDGAMRVVDYKTGRSPSELFEGKALFQMKFYALVLWRLRGEIPRLLQLVYLGNGEVVRYAPDEHDLLSLERNLKAVWVAIERAATTGDWRPKTSKLCDWCDFREFCPAWGGTPPPLPENAALIALNPAVSGQVAPTDE